The proteins below come from a single Sorghum bicolor cultivar BTx623 chromosome 4, Sorghum_bicolor_NCBIv3, whole genome shotgun sequence genomic window:
- the LOC8076074 gene encoding receptor-like protein 2, whose amino-acid sequence MKPLPHSSCNSRTSRLAMPLLGPALVIILSLASLAKSCSEQEKACLLQFVAELSHDGGLAGSWKSNTNCCRWEGITCSSDHQTVTGVFLPSRGLQGNISPSLGNLTGLVSLNLSNNLLSGSLPTELLSSGSIVLLDVSFNKLSGDLQDLQSSAFRPLQVLNISSNLFTGEFPSTTWEVTKSLVALNASNNSFSGQIPASLCVSAPFFASLHLSYNQFSGRIPPGLSNCSMLTSLSAGNNDLTGTLPDELFTLTLLEHLFFPNNQLEGSINGISKLKNLVALDLGGNSFSGNIPESIGKLKRLEELHLDDNSMSGELPYTLSKCTSLMIIDLKNNSFSGQLSNVNFSKLPNLRTLDLLRNNFSGTIPESIYTCSKLTALRLSSNKFHGQLSERIGNLKSLTFLSLVNNSISNITGALQILGSCSSLTTLFIGHNFFNEAMPEDDRIDGFQKLQVLALNHCSLSGKIPFWLSKLTNLEVLLLYGNQLTGSVPDWINNLKFLFHINLSNNSLIGQLPTALVDMPMLKADKVEPKAFELPVYKSQQRQFRMPISFSTTLNLGMNNFSGVIPEEIGQLKALLTLYLSYNDFSGPIPQSICNLTNLESLDLSSNHLTGPIPTELNNLHFLSKFNVSNNNLEGPIPTTGQLSTFPSSSFEGNPKLCGPMLAHHCGSVETLLSTKQTEDKVQKVIFAIAFGAFFCVGVLYDQTVLSKFFG is encoded by the coding sequence ATGAAACCACTACCCCATTCCTCATGCAACAGCAGAACCAGTCGGTTAGCCATGCCATTACTTGGTCCTGCACTTGTGATCATTCTCTCATTGGCCTCTCTTGCCAAATCATGCAGCGAGCAGGAGAAGGCCTGCTTGCTCCAGTTCGTCGCTGAGCTCTCCCATGATGGTGGCCTCGCCGGTTCGTGGAAGAGCAACACAAACTGTTGCAGATGGGAAGGTATCACCTGCAGTTCAGATCATCAGACGGTGACTGGTGTTTTCCTGCCGTCCAGAGGTCTTCAGGGCAACATCTCACCGTCTCTCGGCAACCTCACCGGTCTCGTGAGCTTGAACCTGTCAAACAACTTGCTGTCTGGAAGCCTACCGACGGAGCTCTTGTCCTCTGGCAGCATCGTTCTCCTTGATGTCAGCTTCAACAAGCTCAGCGGGGATTTGCAGGATCTGCAGTCTTCAGCCTTCCGGCCTCTGCAGGTGCTGAACATCTCCAGCAATTTGTTTACAGGAGAGTTTCCATCCACCACCTGGGAGGTGACGAAGAGTCTGGTTGCGCTCAATGCTAGCAACAACAGCTTTAGTGGCCAGATACCAGCTAGCTTATGTGTCAGTGCGCCATTCTTTGCTTCACTTCATCTCAGCTACAACCAGTTCAGTGGAAGAATCCCTCCAGGTCTCAGTAATTGCTCCATGCTGACATCTCTCAGTGCTGGGAATAACGACCTAACTGGTACTCTTCCTGATGAACTTTTCACTCTTACCTTGTTGGAGCACCTCTTTTTTCCTAATAATCAGCTAGAAGGATCGATCAATGGCATCAGCAAGCTCAAAAATCTGGTGGCCCTTGATCTTGGAGGGAATAGTTTCAGTGGTAACATCCCAGAGTCCATAGGCAAACTCAAGAGATTAGAGGAGCTCCATCTGGACGACAATAGCATGTCCGGTGAGCTCCCATATACTCTAAGCAAGTGCACAAGTCTCATGATCATAGACCTCAAGAATAACAGTTTCAGTGGACAACTCAGCAATGTCAATTTCTCCAAGCTACCCAATTTAAGAACCTTGGATCTTTTGCGGAACAACTTCAGTGGCACAATCCCAGAAAGCATATATACATGCAGCAAACTAACAGCACTGCGGCTATCTTCAAATAAGTTCCATGGCCAGTTGTCAGAAAGAATTGGCAATCTGAAGTCCCTCACTTTTCTGTCGCTTGTTAACAATTCCATCTCAAATATCACAGGTGCACTTCAGATCCTAGGGAGTTGCAGCAGCCTGACCACCTTGTTTATTGGGCACAACTTCTTTAACGAGGCCATGCCAGAGGATGATAGAATTGATGGATTTCAGAAGCTTCAGGTCCTTGCTTTAAATCACTGTTCATTATCTGGAAAAATACCTTTTTGGTTGTCGAAACTCACAAATCTGGAAGTTTTACTTCTGTATGGAAATCAATTAACTGGATCCGTACCAGACTGGATCAACAACCTAAAGTTCCTATTCCATATAAATCTATCAAACAACAGTCTTATTGGGCAACTTCCAACAGCCTTAGTGGACATGCCAATGCTAAAAGCAGATAAGGTCGAACCAAAGGCCTTCGAGCTGCCTGTTTATAAGAGCCAGCAACGACAATTCCGTATGCCCATTTCTTTCTCAACAACGCTGAATTTAGGCATGAATAACTTCAGCGGTGTGATCCCTGAAGAGATTGGTCAGTTAAAGGCGCTCCTTACACTCTATCTGAGCTACAACGACTTCAGTGGACCAATCCCACAATCGATTTGCAACCTCACAAACCTCGAGTCACTGGACTTGTCTAGCAACCATCTAACAGGTCCAATCCCAACGGAGCTAAACAATCTGCATTTCCTTTCTAAGTTCAATGTCTCGAACAACAACCTCGAAGGGCCTATCCCAACCACCGGTCAGCTCAGCACATTCCCAAGTTCTAGCTTCGAGGGTAACCCAAAGTTGTGTGGTCCTATGCTTGCCCACCATTGTGGTTCTGTAGAAACACTTCTCTCCACAAAACAAACTGAAGACAAGGTCCAAAAGGTCATCTTCGCAATCGCTTTTGGTGCATTCTTCTGTGTAGGGGTGCTGTATGATCAGACAGTATTATCAAAGTTTTTTGGCTAG
- the LOC8076073 gene encoding receptor-like protein 2, producing the protein MQKTMQPLQYSCNNRKSEMLHIPLLGVALVLFLSLASPAISCKEEEKTSLFEFLNGLSQASGLTSSWQNDTNCCLWEGVICNVDGTVIDISLAAMGLEGHISPSLGNLNGLLKLNLSGNLLSGELPPKLLLSRSLTVLDVSFNKLSGEFHELQSTPDSAMKVMNISSNFLTGYFPSTTLEGMKNLAALNMSNNSFAGEIPSTVCVDKPFFVVLDLSYNQFIGRIPPELGNCSGLRVLKAGQNQLNGTLPAEIFNVTSLEHLSFPNNHLQGTLDPERVGKLRNLAILDLGWNGLNGKIPNSIGQLKRLEELHLDNNNMSGELPPALSSCSNLTTIILKDNNFQGDLKRVNFSTLSNLKFLDCRSNKFTGTIPESLYSCSNLIALRLSFNNLHGQFSSGINNLKSLRFLALAHNNFTNITNTLQILSKSRSLALVLIGGNFKHETMPDYDEFHGFENLMCLAINECPLYGKLPNWLAKLKNLRGLLLDNNKLSGPIPAWINSLNLLFYLDISNNNLTGDIPTALMEMPTLEAAHSDPIILKFPIYLTPFLQYRTTSGFPKMLNLGNNKFTGVIPPEIGQLQALLTLNLSFNNLHGEIPQSVGNLTNLQVLDLSYNNLTGAIPSALERLHFLSKFNISRNDLEGPVPTGGQFSTFPDSSFFGNPKLCSATLMRHCNSVDAAPVSVVSTEEYTDKVIFAMAFGMFFGVGVLYDQMVLFRYIYFV; encoded by the coding sequence ATGCAAAAGACCATGCAGCCGCTCCAGTATTCATGCAACAACAGAAAATCAGAAATGCTACACATACCTTTACTTGGTGTTGCTCTTGTGTTATTTCTCTCCTTGGCCTCTCCTGCCATCTCCTGCAAAGAAGAGGAGAAGACCTCCCTCTTTGAGTTCCTCAATGGTCTCTCTCAAGCCTCTGGCCTCACCAGTTCATGGCAGAATGACACAAACTGCTGTCTATGGGAGGGTGTCATTTGCAATGTAGATGGAACTGTCATAGACATCTCACTAGCTGCTATGGGCCTTGAGGGGCACATATCACCCTCACTTGGCAATCTCAACGGCCTGTTGAAGCTCAACCTATCTGGCAACTTGCTCTCCGGTGAACTCCCACCGAAACTGTTGCTCTCTAGAAGCCTTACTGTCCTCGACGTCAGCTTCAACAAGCTCAGTGGAGAATTCCATGAGCTGCAATCCACCCCTGACAGTGCAATGAAGGTAATGAACATCTCAAGTAACTTTCTGACAGGATATTTTCCATCCACCACATTAGAGGGCATGAAGAATCTGGCTGCTCTCAATATGAGCAATAATAGCTTTGCTGGGGAAATTCCAAGCACAGTTTGTGTTGATAAACCATTCTTCGTGGTCCTTGACCTTAGCTACAACCAATTCATTGGTAGAATACCCCCAGAGCTTGGTAATTGCTCTGGTTTGAGAGTGCTTAAGGCTGGCCAGAACCAACTCAATGGGACCCTTCCAGCTGAGATCTTCAATGTTACCTCACTAGAGCACCTCTCTTTCCCTAACAACCATTTGCAAGGAACACTTGATCCTGAGCGTGTAGGAAAACTCAGAAATTTGGCCATCCTCGATCTTGGGTGGAATGGGCTAAATGGCAAGATCCCAAATTCTATTGGGCAGCTCAAGAGGCTGGAGGAGCTTCACTTAGACAATAACAACATGTCTGGAGAGCTGCCACCAGCCCTTAGCAGTTGCTCAAATCTCACAACCATCATCCTTAAAGACAACAACTTCCAAGGAGATCTCAAACGTGTCAACTTCTCCACCCTGTCTaatctaaaatttttagattGCAGGTCAAACAAATTCACTGGCACAATTCCAGAGAGCCTTTACTCCTGCAGCAACCTTATTGCGTTGCGGCTATCTTTCAACAACCTTCATGGTCAATTTTCATCAGGGATAAACAATCTCAAGTCCCTCAGATTCCTAGCTCTCGCTCACAACAATTTTACAAATATCACAAACACGCTTCAAATCCTCAGTAAGTCCAGGTCACTCGCTCTCGTGCTAATTGGGGGCAACTTCAAGCATGAGACCATGCCAGACTATGATGAATTTCATGGCTTTGAGAATCTTATGTGTCTTGCCATAAATGAATGTCCACTGTATGGAAAGTTACCTAACTGGCTGGCTAAGCTCAAAAATTTGCGAGGGTTGCTGTTAGACAACAACAAACTCAGTGGACCAATACCAGCCTGGATTAATAGCTTAAACCTTCTTTTCTATCTTGACATATCCAATAACAATCTTACCGGTGACATACCAACAGCACTGATGGAGATGCCAACGCTTGAGGCAGCTCACTCTGACCCAATAATACTTAAGTTTCCTATCTACCTGACACCATTTCTTCAATACCGTACAACCAGTGGCTTCCCTAAAATGTTGAATCTAGGAAACAACAAATTCACCGGTGTAATTCCCCCAGAGATTGGCCAGCTACAAGCACTCCTTACACTCAACTTGAGCTTCAACAACTTACATGGGGAGATCCCGCAATCAGTCGGCAACCTCACGAATCTGCAGGTGCTAGACTTATCCTACAACAATTTGACTGGTGCAATCCCTTCTGCACTGGAGAGGCTTCACTTCCTTTCCAAATTCAACATTTCCAGAAACGATCTAGAAGGGCCTGTTCCAACTGGAGGCCAGTTCAGCACATTTCCAGATTCTAGCTTTTTTGGAAACCCAAAGCTGTGCAGCGCTACGCTGATGCGCCACTGTAATTCAGTAGATGCAGCTCCAGTCTCTGTTGTCTCCACAGAAGAGTACACCGACAAGGTCATCTTTGCGATGGCCTTTGGTATGTTCTTCGGTGTCGGAGTGCTGTATGACCAGATGGTCCTATTCAGATATATTTATTTCGTCTGA